One window from the genome of Chloroherpetonaceae bacterium encodes:
- a CDS encoding O-antigen ligase family protein, translated as MIHRETSPDAISQRPHVAQPTLGERLLNGVYTKLILPRLESPLGIFILALMGIGIALLGVKMGSVILILFITASIGFPIVFSTLFFQQVGIYLLLFFAFFLGTLLMALPSIQIGLIQDVLILFMFSGLLIRTYRNGEWRTFKTPLNLPIVLWIGYNLAQIANPQAASREAWFYVMRPAVGYVLFFFIVYHALSNKASVVTLLNVVLGFGVLSAMWGIVQYYAGYFDFEMTYIVSHEAVHLVFNDGRWRSFGTMASPSQYGILMACFLVVSGVLAVTAQKRMMQFLYATAAVLFLFALLYSGTRSAFVILPLSFMMMTILARSVKMLVTAAIFGLFLFGLIQMPTNNYQLLRLQSAFNGSNDPSYLVRKKNREMIMPWIASHPIGGGLGSTGVWGQRFSPNTFLANFPPDSGLIRVAVELGWIGLLFYLFLWGNILVRGVTSYWKLQEQPLKPISMALLSILFSILVVEYAQDIVGKMPSSLLFWVFLALLFRSTSLNEAT; from the coding sequence GTGATTCACCGCGAAACCAGCCCAGACGCAATCTCGCAAAGGCCACACGTCGCTCAGCCAACGCTCGGCGAGCGACTTTTAAACGGCGTTTATACCAAGCTCATTCTTCCCCGACTTGAATCGCCTTTAGGCATATTTATACTTGCGCTAATGGGTATTGGCATTGCCTTGCTTGGCGTTAAAATGGGAAGTGTTATTCTCATTCTTTTTATCACAGCCTCGATTGGGTTCCCGATTGTTTTCTCAACCCTCTTTTTCCAACAGGTTGGAATTTACCTCTTGCTTTTCTTTGCCTTTTTCTTGGGCACTCTTTTAATGGCACTCCCATCCATTCAGATTGGCTTGATTCAAGACGTATTGATTCTCTTTATGTTTTCGGGGCTTTTGATTCGCACTTATCGAAATGGAGAGTGGCGGACTTTCAAAACGCCCCTCAATCTTCCCATCGTTCTATGGATTGGGTATAATCTCGCTCAAATTGCCAACCCTCAAGCGGCTTCGCGGGAAGCGTGGTTTTATGTTATGCGTCCTGCGGTGGGCTATGTTCTTTTCTTTTTTATTGTTTATCACGCCTTAAGCAACAAGGCATCGGTGGTTACGCTTCTGAATGTTGTACTCGGATTCGGGGTTCTTTCTGCAATGTGGGGCATTGTTCAGTACTACGCAGGATATTTTGATTTTGAAATGACTTACATCGTCTCACACGAAGCCGTTCATCTTGTCTTTAACGACGGGCGTTGGCGAAGCTTCGGGACAATGGCATCACCCTCTCAATACGGAATCTTGATGGCGTGTTTTCTTGTCGTTTCGGGTGTGCTTGCCGTAACCGCGCAAAAGCGAATGATGCAATTCCTTTATGCCACCGCTGCCGTCTTATTCTTATTTGCGTTGCTTTACTCAGGAACACGCTCGGCCTTTGTGATTCTCCCGCTTTCCTTTATGATGATGACGATTCTCGCGCGCTCTGTTAAAATGCTTGTCACAGCGGCAATCTTTGGTCTCTTTCTTTTTGGGCTGATTCAAATGCCCACCAACAATTATCAATTGCTTCGGCTTCAATCGGCCTTTAACGGCTCAAATGATCCTTCGTATCTCGTGCGGAAAAAAAATCGGGAAATGATCATGCCTTGGATTGCATCTCATCCGATTGGCGGCGGCTTAGGCTCTACCGGCGTATGGGGACAACGATTTTCACCAAACACATTTCTTGCCAATTTCCCACCCGATTCAGGCTTGATTCGCGTGGCGGTCGAATTAGGTTGGATTGGGCTTCTATTCTATCTCTTTCTTTGGGGGAATATTTTAGTTCGCGGCGTGACTTCTTATTGGAAACTACAGGAGCAACCCTTAAAGCCAATTTCGATGGCGCTTCTTTCCATTCTCTTTTCGATTCTGGTGGTTGAATACGCTCAAGACATTGTTGGGAAAATGCCGTCATCGTTGCTCTTTTGGGTTTTTCTTGCGTTGCTTTTCAGAAGCACCAGCCTAAATGAAGCGACTTGA
- a CDS encoding tetratricopeptide repeat protein, with the protein MKTNIISSLFFIGLAALLTAGCGENKAAEDITALEQLVRFEPNNVKARFRLGLAYSSVKNYDKAISSWKELLKISPDDTAALQLLSLTAFRLERYADALPALTRLAQMQPQNAEAQQNLGNVLMKTGDFEGAKLVYKKAVELNPEMYESLFSLGAAYVNLGQKDSAQTVYQMIREKNTILANRLKERIEGKE; encoded by the coding sequence ATGAAGACCAACATCATTTCCTCGCTTTTCTTCATTGGGCTTGCAGCACTCTTAACTGCGGGATGCGGCGAAAACAAAGCCGCTGAAGATATCACAGCCCTTGAGCAACTCGTTCGTTTTGAACCGAATAATGTTAAAGCCCGCTTCAGATTGGGCCTTGCTTACTCAAGCGTAAAAAATTATGATAAAGCCATTTCCTCTTGGAAAGAGCTTCTCAAAATCAGCCCCGATGATACCGCGGCACTTCAACTGCTCTCTCTAACTGCGTTTCGATTAGAACGGTATGCCGATGCCTTACCTGCTCTCACGCGATTAGCCCAAATGCAGCCTCAAAACGCCGAAGCCCAACAAAACTTGGGCAATGTGCTCATGAAAACCGGTGACTTTGAAGGGGCAAAACTTGTTTATAAAAAAGCCGTGGAATTGAATCCGGAAATGTATGAATCGCTTTTTAGTTTGGGTGCTGCTTATGTGAACTTGGGTCAAAAGGACTCTGCGCAAACCGTTTATCAAATGATTCGAGAGAAGAATACCATTCTTGCCAATCGCTTAAAAGAGAGAATTGAAGGAAAAGAGTAG
- a CDS encoding M14 family metallopeptidase: MKRAFILGLFLLTSSALWAQIPTSYYFPPNTRLNAQITSPEKFFGFQVGDWHLRPDQIDAYFQLLVKESPRLKVETIGQTVEMRPLILATVSSPENMKNLESIKAAHRKLTEPLAGKPASLGAMPLVVWMGYSVHGNEPSGANASVLVAYYLAAAEGEEIESILKNTVILLDPHINPDGIARFAHWANIHKGEVINPDANHAEHQEPWLSGRFNHYWFDLNRDWMPVQQKESKARVAKFHEWMPNILTDHHEMGTNATFFFQPGVPSRTNPLTPKINQTLTEKIAAFHAKALDGIGSLYYTKEGFDDFYYGKGSTFPDIHGCVGILFEQASARGHAQESSNGTVTFPFTIRNQVTTSLSTLRAGVALRTELLQYQQNAFATAYEEALRDATKGYLISAGGDRARLFHFQEILAAHGIEFKSLKKDLAQSGLVFKKEESLYLPLVQRETKLLQAMFQEQTSFTDSLFYDISAWSMARAFGFQFAPLKQAPEVEAVPTTSFPKGEMPSATGSIYAFAFEWKHYYAPKALYRLMKSGIRAYVAREPFSTGERQRFAQGTIVIPLGNQSLSQETIKRRLAEIAEQDAITVVPLTTGLNLEGPALGSEKFLPLEMPKILLITGAGVSPTDAGDVWHLLDSRMNMAVTLSEGRRIRAMNLNRYNILLMTGGTYSELDAESVKKIRDWVEAGGTMIALESAADWAIEKGLSSAVIKKLKSDTVKPGNVPFRDVANYEGAKVLAGSIFEVGLDLTNPLAFGYEEPRQFLFRTTRTFLEKPKQTAMPAFTYAQKPLQSGYMHPEQMPLASGAATGIVTARRNGSVVVFPENLCFRAFWLGTNKILMNAIFFSALLRESRGGGGENDNH; this comes from the coding sequence TTGAAAAGAGCTTTCATTCTTGGGCTGTTCCTCCTCACTTCTTCCGCGCTTTGGGCGCAAATTCCTACCTCTTACTACTTTCCGCCAAATACCCGATTGAACGCGCAAATTACTTCGCCTGAAAAATTTTTTGGGTTTCAAGTGGGTGATTGGCATTTAAGGCCCGATCAAATCGACGCCTATTTTCAGCTGTTGGTGAAGGAATCGCCGCGGTTGAAGGTTGAAACGATTGGCCAAACGGTGGAGATGCGGCCGCTCATCTTGGCAACGGTGAGTTCCCCAGAAAACATGAAGAATTTGGAATCGATAAAAGCGGCACATCGAAAGCTTACAGAGCCCTTGGCTGGAAAGCCGGCGTCGCTTGGGGCAATGCCCTTGGTGGTTTGGATGGGGTATTCGGTTCACGGCAATGAACCCAGTGGTGCGAATGCATCGGTGCTTGTTGCGTATTACCTTGCGGCGGCAGAAGGAGAGGAAATTGAATCTATTCTAAAAAATACGGTCATTTTACTTGACCCGCATATCAACCCGGATGGCATCGCACGCTTTGCACATTGGGCAAACATTCATAAAGGGGAAGTCATCAACCCCGATGCGAATCACGCCGAGCACCAAGAGCCGTGGCTTTCAGGACGGTTTAATCATTATTGGTTTGATCTCAATCGCGATTGGATGCCCGTTCAACAAAAGGAATCCAAAGCTCGCGTGGCAAAATTTCATGAGTGGATGCCCAATATCTTAACGGATCATCACGAGATGGGCACCAACGCAACATTTTTCTTTCAGCCCGGTGTGCCTTCGCGAACAAACCCGCTCACCCCAAAAATCAATCAAACCCTCACTGAGAAAATTGCGGCCTTTCACGCCAAAGCGCTTGATGGCATCGGTTCTCTTTATTACACCAAAGAGGGATTCGATGATTTCTATTACGGCAAAGGCTCAACCTTCCCCGATATTCACGGCTGTGTGGGCATCTTGTTTGAGCAAGCGAGCGCTCGCGGTCATGCCCAAGAAAGCAGTAACGGAACGGTAACTTTTCCATTCACAATTCGCAATCAAGTAACCACTTCGCTTTCAACGCTTCGCGCAGGTGTGGCACTTCGAACGGAGCTACTTCAGTATCAGCAAAACGCTTTTGCAACGGCGTATGAAGAAGCCCTGCGCGATGCAACCAAAGGGTATCTCATCAGTGCGGGCGGCGACCGTGCAAGGCTCTTTCATTTTCAAGAGATCCTTGCAGCGCACGGTATTGAATTCAAATCGCTAAAGAAAGATTTGGCGCAATCGGGGTTAGTCTTTAAGAAGGAAGAAAGTCTTTACCTGCCGCTTGTTCAGCGCGAAACCAAGCTTTTGCAAGCGATGTTTCAAGAACAAACCAGTTTTACCGATAGCCTATTTTATGACATTTCGGCGTGGTCGATGGCGCGGGCGTTTGGATTTCAATTTGCGCCTTTGAAACAAGCCCCGGAAGTTGAAGCAGTTCCCACAACCTCTTTTCCGAAAGGGGAAATGCCAAGTGCCACCGGAAGCATTTATGCCTTTGCCTTTGAATGGAAACATTATTATGCACCCAAAGCGCTGTATCGCTTGATGAAATCTGGGATTCGCGCGTATGTCGCTCGTGAGCCTTTTTCCACCGGAGAGCGCCAGCGCTTTGCACAAGGCACGATTGTCATTCCGTTAGGAAATCAAAGCCTAAGCCAAGAAACGATTAAACGGCGGCTGGCTGAGATTGCAGAGCAAGATGCGATAACGGTTGTGCCACTTACAACCGGCTTAAACCTTGAAGGTCCGGCACTTGGGAGTGAGAAATTTTTGCCGCTTGAAATGCCAAAAATATTGCTCATTACAGGGGCGGGTGTTTCACCAACCGATGCGGGCGATGTTTGGCATCTCTTGGATTCGCGGATGAATATGGCCGTGACGCTCTCGGAGGGGCGGCGTATACGCGCGATGAATTTGAATCGTTACAATATTCTCTTGATGACGGGAGGCACGTATTCAGAGCTTGATGCGGAGTCGGTGAAGAAGATTCGCGATTGGGTTGAGGCCGGCGGAACGATGATTGCGCTGGAATCGGCAGCAGATTGGGCTATTGAAAAGGGGCTTTCATCGGCAGTGATAAAAAAGTTAAAAAGCGATACGGTAAAGCCCGGCAATGTTCCATTTCGGGATGTGGCGAATTACGAAGGCGCAAAGGTTCTCGCCGGCAGCATTTTTGAAGTTGGGCTTGACCTGACAAATCCGCTCGCGTTTGGATATGAAGAGCCGCGTCAATTTCTTTTTCGAACCACACGTACTTTTTTAGAAAAGCCTAAGCAAACGGCAATGCCCGCGTTTACTTATGCCCAAAAGCCGCTTCAAAGCGGTTACATGCATCCTGAACAAATGCCGCTTGCGAGCGGTGCCGCTACGGGAATTGTAACCGCACGGCGGAATGGAAGCGTGGTGGTGTTTCCGGAGAATCTCTGTTTCCGTGCCTTTTGGCTTGGTACGAATAAAATTTTGATGAACGCCATTTTCTTTAGTGCGCTATTGCGGGAATCGCGCGGCGGGGGAGGGGAAAACGACAATCACTAG
- a CDS encoding Wzz/FepE/Etk N-terminal domain-containing protein, with protein MTEFISIVRTLLKKWKLWVAIPILSAAVMYGLTFNEKKVYQSDALMQLNLQQSKSLSLTEDALQQHEINLRFENLIELLKSQRTLEEVRVNSLRDFYLAKHQFFNWELAPFPISDSLEVIALLDSISFESRESAQQGVNSEKWQKLSRFLDQEGVSGEDLQKATSIGRIRNSAFIRVSFEADSPKKAVYFAGLMIDAMISQYAFLSRSRSSFDREMYERLVREAKTVVDQKIKGLERYKVQNNVINLGEHTKAIVGKLVELEIERTHLRETEASKSRALEKLREAFQSRGSLPINITSNARLVKLKEELTLLNQRRIQNRVSLESIVDTTIEIQIANLKSKIESEIKTLIRDQPYDIRESRQDLLYRYTSNELELSAVTESLPILEREIERMSKYANRFAPLESNIGTMEKEIYVAQESYLVLLNKLNLAKSVELGQSGTDITIIDPPKYPSSAEPSKRLMLILLAGVATFILVVVTLVLIELLDKSVQSVEHYEARSPFQVICAIPSSESTESSSIAPVQVAQIKNEQLKRLRKHFIQNQNEEKVTLWFSTHQSEGVFDIARDTQSLLTKAGYRCLILHAGYEPSNTNDVTIKKYSEIINGESLSSIISESILTFDPSEGSPFEQRTPNMWQADFNILKTQFDFIFILPPALVESTDWSEWAQVTDAALHIFKANRLFSAADLRLTGELSRMIKVGGAVVFSPFIEKMESLIGEAPKKRSRLRIFAKQILQHSFGKAA; from the coding sequence ATGACCGAATTTATTTCAATTGTTCGAACGCTTCTGAAGAAGTGGAAACTCTGGGTGGCAATTCCTATCCTTTCAGCTGCTGTTATGTATGGGCTAACCTTCAATGAAAAGAAGGTTTATCAATCCGACGCCTTGATGCAACTAAATTTGCAACAAAGTAAAAGTTTGAGCCTCACCGAAGACGCTTTGCAACAGCATGAGATCAATCTTCGATTTGAAAACTTGATTGAGCTTCTCAAAAGCCAACGAACTTTGGAAGAAGTTCGCGTGAATTCACTGCGCGATTTCTATCTCGCGAAACATCAATTTTTTAATTGGGAACTCGCGCCCTTCCCAATTTCTGATTCACTGGAAGTGATTGCCTTACTTGATTCCATTTCTTTTGAAAGCCGCGAAAGCGCTCAGCAAGGGGTGAATTCCGAGAAGTGGCAAAAGCTATCTCGCTTCTTGGATCAAGAAGGCGTTTCAGGCGAAGACCTTCAAAAAGCGACAAGCATTGGTCGAATTCGAAACAGCGCTTTCATTCGCGTTTCTTTCGAAGCCGATTCCCCGAAAAAAGCCGTGTACTTCGCGGGGTTAATGATTGATGCAATGATTTCTCAATATGCCTTTCTTTCACGCTCACGCTCTTCATTCGACCGTGAAATGTATGAACGCTTGGTTCGTGAAGCAAAAACGGTGGTTGACCAAAAAATCAAAGGGCTTGAGCGATATAAGGTTCAAAACAATGTGATCAATTTGGGTGAGCATACAAAAGCGATTGTTGGAAAACTCGTTGAACTTGAAATCGAACGAACTCATCTGAGAGAAACCGAAGCATCGAAATCACGGGCATTAGAGAAACTCCGCGAGGCCTTTCAATCGCGAGGGTCTTTGCCCATAAACATTACATCAAACGCTCGGCTTGTGAAGTTAAAAGAAGAACTCACACTCTTGAACCAACGGAGAATTCAAAACCGTGTGTCACTCGAATCCATAGTCGATACAACCATTGAAATTCAAATTGCCAACTTAAAATCAAAAATTGAATCTGAAATCAAAACCCTCATTCGCGATCAACCCTATGATATCCGCGAATCCCGCCAAGATTTACTTTACCGATACACGTCCAATGAACTTGAACTCTCTGCGGTTACTGAAAGCTTGCCAATTCTTGAAAGAGAGATTGAGCGAATGTCAAAATATGCGAATCGCTTTGCGCCTCTCGAATCAAATATTGGAACAATGGAAAAGGAGATTTATGTCGCGCAGGAAAGCTATCTCGTGTTACTTAATAAATTGAACTTAGCCAAGTCGGTTGAGCTTGGGCAATCAGGAACTGATATAACCATTATCGACCCGCCCAAATATCCTAGTAGTGCAGAGCCATCAAAACGCCTAATGCTCATTTTACTTGCCGGTGTTGCCACTTTTATTTTGGTGGTCGTCACATTGGTCCTCATCGAACTCTTGGATAAATCCGTTCAAAGTGTTGAACACTATGAGGCGCGCTCACCTTTTCAAGTCATTTGCGCCATTCCTTCTTCTGAAAGCACAGAGTCATCTTCTATCGCCCCTGTTCAAGTGGCACAAATTAAAAACGAGCAGTTGAAGCGGCTTCGCAAACACTTCATTCAAAATCAAAATGAAGAAAAAGTCACTTTGTGGTTTTCAACGCATCAAAGCGAAGGCGTTTTTGACATTGCCCGTGATACCCAATCTTTATTGACAAAAGCGGGATATCGATGTTTAATCCTTCATGCCGGTTATGAACCCTCAAATACTAACGATGTAACGATTAAAAAGTATTCAGAGATTATCAATGGCGAATCTCTTTCAAGTATCATCTCAGAAAGCATTCTCACTTTTGACCCCAGCGAAGGCTCTCCTTTTGAACAGCGCACGCCAAATATGTGGCAAGCCGATTTCAATATTCTTAAAACCCAATTTGATTTCATCTTCATTTTGCCTCCCGCACTGGTTGAATCAACTGATTGGAGCGAGTGGGCACAAGTAACCGATGCCGCACTTCACATCTTTAAAGCCAATCGGTTATTCTCCGCTGCCGATTTGCGGCTCACCGGAGAGCTCAGCCGAATGATTAAAGTTGGTGGCGCCGTTGTTTTTAGCCCATTCATCGAGAAAATGGAGTCACTCATCGGAGAGGCTCCCAAAAAGCGCAGCCGCTTGCGAATCTTTGCCAAACAGATTCTTCAACATTCATTTGGAAAAGCAGCATAA
- a CDS encoding TolC family protein produces the protein MRLQLQFRFTLWIMLVLTASFELQSQTRPYQEIVSKSDRMTVDSLVIAAYKNSYLLEGLREGITVAEEKTFQESMHWLSNLRFGVQFLNLPTNPDYNGGSIIPTLGVNISLDLEGLVTLPSRISGAEAGKRVIENELLKQKRILRTWVESKYFDYLQSLELLKLQYAILESQEEQMKLVKARFEGGESKIEDYLLIQNAIAQTKQAIVRAEIEAKRIERELAIATNEKENLNGLMER, from the coding sequence ATGCGCTTGCAACTTCAATTTCGATTCACCCTTTGGATCATGCTCGTTCTTACTGCTTCGTTTGAATTGCAATCTCAAACGAGACCGTATCAAGAGATTGTCTCAAAATCAGATAGAATGACCGTTGATTCCTTGGTCATTGCGGCGTATAAGAATTCATACCTCTTGGAGGGGCTTCGTGAGGGAATCACTGTCGCGGAAGAAAAGACTTTTCAAGAAAGCATGCATTGGCTTTCAAATCTTCGCTTTGGCGTTCAGTTTCTCAATCTCCCCACAAACCCCGATTACAACGGAGGAAGCATCATTCCAACGCTTGGGGTCAATATTAGCCTCGATCTCGAAGGACTTGTCACCCTACCGAGCAGAATTTCTGGGGCAGAAGCCGGAAAGCGTGTCATTGAAAATGAACTCTTAAAGCAAAAGCGCATTCTTCGCACTTGGGTTGAAAGCAAGTATTTCGACTACCTGCAAAGTCTTGAACTCCTAAAATTGCAATACGCCATTTTGGAATCGCAAGAAGAGCAAATGAAATTAGTCAAAGCACGCTTTGAAGGTGGCGAATCGAAAATTGAAGATTATCTCCTAATTCAAAACGCCATTGCACAAACCAAACAAGCCATCGTTCGAGCGGAAATTGAGGCAAAGCGCATTGAGCGAGAATTGGCGATTGCCACCAATGAAAAAGAAAATTTAAACGGATTAATGGAGCGTTAA
- a CDS encoding DUF6624 domain-containing protein codes for MTYEEIAKKIIDLKNADLALRDKLVQSHQLHDGYNQEMAELHIRNAKILNEIIDTIGYPTSDKIGKEASQAAWLIIQHSIGQPDFMKNCVKLLEVAVNENNADSIYLAYLIDRVEVFDGKPQLYGTQFDWDETGELSPNDFDDLKKVNQRRKSIGLNTLEEQTKIIREQAKNENQTPPINFKKRKEEIEQWKKTVGWSN; via the coding sequence ATGACTTACGAAGAAATTGCCAAAAAAATAATTGATCTTAAAAACGCGGACTTAGCTTTAAGGGACAAACTTGTTCAAAGCCATCAACTACATGACGGATATAACCAAGAAATGGCAGAGTTGCACATCAGAAACGCAAAAATCTTAAACGAAATAATTGACACAATCGGCTATCCAACATCCGATAAAATCGGAAAAGAAGCAAGTCAAGCCGCTTGGTTGATTATACAACATTCTATTGGACAACCTGACTTTATGAAAAATTGTGTGAAACTATTAGAAGTCGCTGTTAATGAAAACAACGCCGACTCTATATACTTAGCTTACTTGATAGACCGAGTAGAAGTATTTGATGGAAAACCTCAACTTTACGGAACTCAATTTGATTGGGATGAAACCGGAGAATTAAGCCCAAACGATTTTGATGACTTGAAAAAAGTAAACCAAAGGCGAAAATCTATCGGCCTGAACACACTTGAAGAACAAACAAAAATTATAAGAGAACAAGCGAAAAATGAAAACCAAACACCTCCGATAAATTTTAAAAAACGAAAAGAAGAAATTGAACAATGGAAAAAAACAGTTGGTTGGTCAAATTAA
- a CDS encoding sugar transferase translates to MSTVKNYMTTESNIGLLFLQRGDALHQEQLEVTEVKTPLLKRGFDVLVSGTALLVLSPLFLIVAAIIKLSSDGPVFYFSKRVGRGWEIFELIKFRTMFTNAETQLASLKHLNLYSEQNSNNEPSNAFKDESLEIDSQGMIFIQPDGTMIDEKDLTAVRKQAQKEVFFKLKDDPRITPLGRFLRNTSIDELPQLINIFRGDMSLVGNRPLPIYEAEKLTTDDTILRFYAPAGLTGLWQVTKRGKGDMSEEERIALDNHYAKHGSFWFDIKLIFKTIPALFQKENV, encoded by the coding sequence ATGTCAACTGTAAAAAATTATATGACCACAGAATCAAATATTGGTCTTCTCTTTTTGCAGAGAGGGGACGCGCTTCACCAAGAGCAACTTGAAGTTACTGAGGTAAAAACCCCTCTCTTAAAGCGTGGGTTTGATGTTTTGGTTTCAGGAACCGCCTTGCTCGTACTTTCGCCTCTTTTTTTGATTGTTGCAGCAATCATCAAATTAAGTTCTGATGGACCTGTGTTTTACTTTTCAAAGCGCGTAGGGAGAGGTTGGGAGATATTTGAGCTCATCAAATTTCGAACAATGTTTACCAATGCTGAAACTCAGCTCGCGTCACTGAAGCATCTCAACTTATACAGCGAACAAAATTCTAACAACGAACCATCGAATGCCTTCAAAGATGAATCCTTAGAAATTGACTCTCAAGGAATGATATTTATCCAACCCGATGGCACAATGATTGATGAAAAGGACTTAACCGCCGTGCGGAAGCAAGCTCAAAAGGAAGTTTTTTTCAAGTTAAAAGATGATCCGAGAATCACACCGCTTGGTCGTTTCCTTCGCAATACAAGCATTGATGAACTGCCGCAGCTCATCAATATTTTCCGAGGCGATATGTCGCTTGTTGGCAATCGGCCGCTTCCCATCTATGAAGCGGAAAAACTCACCACTGATGATACCATTCTACGGTTTTACGCGCCTGCCGGGCTTACCGGCCTTTGGCAAGTGACCAAACGCGGAAAAGGCGATATGAGCGAAGAAGAAAGAATTGCTTTAGACAATCATTATGCAAAGCACGGCAGTTTTTGGTTTGATATCAAACTCATATTCAAAACCATTCCTGCATTGTTTCAAAAGGAGAATGTGTAA
- a CDS encoding glycosyltransferase family 2 protein, with protein MILLDFLGQIVFTVLSVIGFILTFFSILLLVLSLSSRIELKRRMTLLYPNPRLVILIAAYKPNSFLLTVLHRLMEARALLRHPNLQSEIVVLFQDTAPELVAKAKALPITVLEASFQHLSGNPYHHALRYAVSQIDEMDFHPSHLLLLDKDNLPEINYFEKLLPHLHTSADLIQGKRLPLNVSNASEQFDFISEHLNDRMFRLGLLRLGGELEISGSGVTFRYERFREAIQTLDSRSPGMDKSLMIELYKKRFVSIFAPELVVYEEKSAEPTILEKQRIRWLGAQYFNAFCHALDLILSSLREKWIAPLLYLIVLLRPPRSVHALIAWAVTGVEIIYFFIYSTFPNHLILGVPFGIFNSLCLIVSALLISESPLVRKSMLQMALHLPDFGLRIFRSTLQGLKRENQGKFIHTVHHFHDTTLRTEHQ; from the coding sequence ATGATTCTTCTCGATTTTCTCGGACAAATTGTTTTCACCGTATTGTCAGTAATAGGGTTCATACTAACTTTTTTTTCGATTCTACTGTTGGTGCTCTCCCTTTCAAGCCGTATTGAATTAAAACGACGCATGACCCTGCTATACCCCAACCCAAGGCTTGTAATTTTGATTGCGGCTTATAAACCAAATTCGTTTTTACTTACCGTGCTTCATCGGTTGATGGAAGCGCGGGCTTTGCTTCGTCACCCGAATCTTCAATCGGAAATCGTGGTGCTCTTTCAAGACACCGCTCCGGAACTTGTTGCGAAAGCCAAAGCGCTCCCTATAACGGTGCTTGAAGCGTCCTTCCAACATCTTTCTGGCAACCCGTATCATCATGCTTTGCGATATGCTGTTTCGCAAATCGATGAAATGGACTTTCACCCGTCGCACCTGCTTTTGCTGGATAAAGACAACCTACCGGAAATCAATTATTTTGAAAAACTATTACCACACCTTCATACTTCCGCCGATTTGATTCAGGGCAAACGGCTTCCTCTCAACGTAAGCAATGCTTCAGAGCAATTCGATTTTATTTCGGAGCATCTCAATGATAGGATGTTTCGTTTGGGTTTGCTTCGGCTTGGCGGTGAATTAGAAATCAGCGGAAGCGGAGTTACCTTTCGCTATGAACGGTTTCGCGAAGCCATTCAAACCCTTGATTCCCGCTCACCCGGAATGGATAAAAGCTTAATGATTGAGCTTTATAAAAAACGCTTTGTTTCGATTTTTGCTCCCGAGTTGGTTGTGTATGAAGAAAAGAGCGCCGAGCCTACCATACTCGAAAAGCAACGCATTCGATGGCTTGGCGCTCAATATTTTAATGCCTTCTGTCATGCCCTCGATTTAATTCTCTCATCTCTTCGCGAGAAATGGATTGCCCCGCTTTTGTATTTGATTGTTTTGCTTCGGCCGCCTCGTTCCGTTCATGCTCTCATTGCTTGGGCCGTCACAGGCGTTGAAATCATCTATTTCTTCATTTATAGCACTTTTCCGAATCACCTTATTTTGGGAGTACCTTTTGGGATTTTCAATTCACTGTGTTTAATCGTTTCTGCCTTGCTGATTTCGGAGTCGCCGTTGGTTCGAAAATCGATGTTACAAATGGCATTGCATTTGCCTGATTTCGGGCTAAGAATTTTCCGCTCAACGCTTCAAGGGTTAAAGCGAGAAAATCAAGGGAAATTCATCCACACCGTTCATCACTTTCATGACACCACATTAAGAACGGAGCATCAGTGA
- a CDS encoding tetratricopeptide repeat protein yields MNSLQDYLLQMSPSITSAFEPEFRSRLVSMAEEEKAYLQLGERLLEFSRFNEAVAAFQEAEKRGEKSEELYFGLGGALLNAGKLKEAASAFQKAVDVNPSKPDGYFYLANALDDLGESTKAIEAAESALKLDPNFAEARMALAFIHFRMGNKEALEREYRLLEMTDRELALRVKSLL; encoded by the coding sequence ATGAATTCACTTCAAGACTATCTTTTGCAAATGAGCCCAAGCATCACAAGTGCATTTGAGCCGGAATTCAGAAGTCGATTGGTTTCGATGGCGGAAGAAGAAAAGGCCTATCTGCAACTTGGGGAGCGTCTGCTAGAATTTTCGCGGTTTAATGAAGCGGTTGCGGCATTTCAAGAAGCTGAAAAACGCGGCGAAAAAAGTGAAGAGCTTTACTTTGGCTTAGGCGGCGCGCTGCTTAACGCAGGAAAATTAAAAGAAGCGGCGAGTGCTTTTCAAAAAGCCGTGGATGTGAATCCCTCAAAGCCCGATGGCTATTTTTATTTAGCCAATGCGCTCGATGACTTGGGCGAAAGCACCAAGGCCATTGAAGCCGCGGAATCTGCCTTAAAGCTTGACCCCAACTTTGCCGAGGCAAGAATGGCGCTTGCCTTTATTCATTTTCGAATGGGGAATAAAGAGGCACTCGAAAGGGAGTATCGACTTTTAGAAATGACCGACCGCGAACTTGCGCTGCGTGTGAAATCGCTTTTGTAA